A single window of Leishmania major strain Friedlin complete genome, chromosome 10 DNA harbors:
- a CDS encoding putative FKBP-type peptidyl-prolyl cis-trans isomerase, with amino-acid sequence MQKQMNAVDQAFMASLDAKSDVHQLASGMRFKILKKMADTASTKSPNLSDPCSVHYHGSLTNGKVFDSSVDRGHPATFSPSQVIKGWTEALQYMVEGEEWEVYLPPDLAYGTRGAGGVIPPNAALVFKIRLLKVMQGGKPGADGHRKLEQALSKTYAEL; translated from the coding sequence atGCAAAAGCAGATGAACGCAGTCGATCAGGCATTCATGGCGAGCCTGGACGCAAAGTCCGACGTGCATCAGCTGGCCAGCGGCATGCGCTTCAAGATCTTGAAGAAAATGGCTGACACGGCTTCCACAAAGTCGCCGAACCTGTCGGACCCGTGCTCGGTGCACTACCATGGCTCCCTGACGAATGGCAAGGTGTTCGACAGCTCCGTGGATCGCGGCCACCCCGCCACATTTTCGCCGAGCCAGGTGATCAAGGGATGGACGGAGGCCCTCCAGTACATGGTGGAGGGAGAAGAATGGGAGGTTTACTTGCCGCCGGATCTCGCGTACGGCACgcgcggtgccggcggtgtcATTCCGCCGAATGCGGCTCTCGTGTTCAAGATCCGCCTGCTGAAGGTGATGCAGGGCGGCAAGCCGGGTGCGGACGGCCACAGGAAACTGGAGCAGGCCCTCTCCAAGACCTACGCCGAGCTTTAA
- the Rab11 gene encoding putative small GTP-binding protein Rab11: protein MEETNLSFKIVLIGDSGVGKSNLMTRYTTNEFNQETPSTIGVEFMTKSVKIESRDAKIQIWDTAGQERFRAISRSIYHGAKGAMLVYDITNQTSFDSIPTWLQELRVFVPATCCIFLIGNKCDLEHLRVVKKEVADRFARENGLSFLETSALERTNVDKAFEWLAKSVYEVVVTPQTREADRTAPKQGRTVNMNPSESQEAKKSGGCC from the coding sequence ATGGAGGAGACCAACCTCAGCTTCAAGATCGTCCTCAttggcgacagcggcgtcggtAAGTCGAACCTCATGACGCGGTACACAACCAACGAGTTCAACCAGGAAACCCCGTCCACCATCGGCGTAGAGTTTATGACGAAGAGCGTCAAGATTGAGAGCCGCGATGCGAAGATCCAGATTTGGGACACGGCAGGTCAGGAGCGCTTCCGCGCCATCTCGCGCTCCATCTACCACGGCGCGAAGGGTGCCATGCTCGTGTACGACATCACGAACCAAACCTCCTTCGACTCGATTCCAACGtggctgcaggagctgcgcgtcTTTGTGCCGGCCACCTGCTGCATCTTCTTGATTGGCAACAAGTGCGATTTGGAGCACCTGCGCGTTGTGAAGAAGGAAGTCGCGGATCGCTTCGCTCGCGAAAACGGCCTGTCCTTCCTCGAAACGTCTGCGCTGGAGAGGACGAACGTAGACAAGGCCTTCGAGTGGCTCGCCAAGTCCGTCTACGAGGTCGTCGTCACCCCGCAGACCCGCGAGGCCGACCGCACGGCGCCGAAGCAAGGCAGGACGGTCAACATGAACCCCAGCGAAAGCCAGGAAGCCAAGAAGagcggtggctgctgctaA
- a CDS encoding histone H3, whose amino-acid sequence MSRTKETARAKRTITSKKSKKAPSAVSGVKMSHRRWRPGTCAIREIRKFQKSTSLLIQCAPFQRLVREVSSAQKEGLRFQSSAIMALQEATEAYIVSLMADTNLACIHAKRVTIQPKDIQLALRLRGERH is encoded by the coding sequence ATGTCCCGCACCAAGGAGACCGCCCGCGCGAAGCGCACCATCACGTCGAAGAAGAGCAAGAAGGCGCCGAGCGCGGTGTCCGGCGTGAAGATGTCgcatcgccgctggcgcccgGGCACGTGCGCGATCCGCGAGATCCGCAAGTTCCAGAAGAGCACGAGCCTGCTGATCCAGTGCGCGCCGTTCCAGCGCCTGGTGCGCGAGGTGTCGAGCGCGCAGAAGGAGGGCCTGCGCTTCCAGAGCAGCGCTATcatggcgctgcaggaggcgacggaggcgtaCATTGTGTCGCTGATGGCGGACACGAACCTCGCCTGCATCCACGCGAAGCGCGTGACGATCCAGCCGAAGGACAttcagctggcgctgcgcctgcgcggtgAGCGCCACTAA
- a CDS encoding putative nuclear transport factor 2, which translates to MSFEDVGVGFVQHYYNFFANQRDQLAGIYRPNTLLTWQKEQVQGVDAIMARFANLGFTEAAFKQDSIDCQPSMSGGVIVIVNGEVKLRGEEHSLKFNDFFHLAQDNGQWYVSNQVFNLVGGGGL; encoded by the coding sequence ATGTCGTTTGAGGATGTCGGTGTGGGCTTCGTGCAGCACTACTACAACTTCTTCGCCAACCAGCGCGACCAGCTGGCCGGTATTTACCGCCCCAACACGTTGTTGACGTGGCAGAAGGAGCAGGTGCAGGGGGTCGACGCGATCATGGCACGTTTTGCAAACCTGGGCTTCACGGAGGCCGCCTTCAAGCAGGACAGCATCGACTGCCAGCCCTCGATGAGCGGCGGTGTGATCGTCATCGTGAACGGCGAGGTGAAGTTGAGGGGTGAGGAGCACTCGCTCAAGTTCAACGACTTCTTCCACCTGGCGCAGGACAACGGTCAGTGGTACGTGTCGAATCAGGTCTTCAACCTTgtcggtggcggtggtcTGTAA